The Pirellulales bacterium DNA segment CGGCCAACTCGATTCCTTGCCACCCTTCGTCCGCGAGACGACCCGCGTGCCGCTCGGCGTCTATCGCGGCTTGCAATTTGGCATTGTCCTTCATTCGCAATTCCCGACCGACGTCTATTTGGAAGGCGCCGTTACTCGCCAGTGCGGATTCTCGCGGGAGCACCAGGGGCCGCGTGCCGTCTTAAACGCCCTGGAACGCGTGGTGGGTGCCTACGGCTCCGAGTCCGTCCGAGTCAGGCAAGACCTCGCCATCGCCGAGTCTCAATTGCGAGATTATCAGGCTCGTCTCGGCAAGCCGTTCCAGCACGACACCTATCTGTCGGAATTGACCAACCTGCGTGACCAGCTTAAGTCCGGGCTTTCAGCAACGGCTCAGATGCAGGGCGACAAAGCCAAGCCCACCGTGTCCGAACTCGCCGAACGGATCAAATCGCTAAAAGCGGCGAACAGCATCGAGCCCACGCCGCAGCGCGTCCGGCAGAAACAATCCTCCGCCGAAGAACCGGCCACCGCCCGCATCCGCCGCCGGACGGAAGTGGTTCACGCCGCCGATCAACCCGTTGAGTCCGATGCTGTATCGGGGGAAGCGGCAGCCGTGCCGCATGAATCCGGGCGGAATTCACCAAGCCAGCCGCAGATGACGTTCCAGGAACGCGTTACAATGGAGCGGCGACGCAAGGACCAGGAACCTAGCCTAATCAGCACCACGTAGTGCGCGTGTCGATCACGTCAACTTCGGTGTTTCGAACCGACGCCACTTGGACGTGTCTCGGCATTCGAAAACTTGGCCCGCATGGACGGCACGAACTGGCAAATCAACGAAGTCGCTTCGACACTGATCGGGCGAGTATAATCGCGGGAAAATGATTGCTCACGATCAATCCGCAGGCTGACACCGAGGAAGTCGATCCATGCCGTTTGAACCGCCCCGTGCCGCAGTCCGAATCGCGTTTGTTCCGTTCTGCGTTGCCAGCCTAAGTCGATCCGAGATCGACCGTGTGTTCAACGCTCACGGCCTGGCGCTCGAGGCTGACGCCAATCCCTACTCAAAAACGAACCTCGTTGACGCCTACTGCAAGTTGTTTGATTGGCGCGATGACCAGCACATCCAACTATTTCAAGATGTCGTTAGCGATGTGCTGTCCCTCGGCAATGGCAGCGAGCAAGCCGTCCGAGCTAGAGAGACGTTCCTTTCAGTTTGTGCGCGGAACGGCGTCGCCGTCGAGAAGGGCTCGCTTGTCTCCTCCGGAACGCCGGCCGCCCGAACTACAACCCGAACCACACCTGTTCGCAAGGTTCTGTTCCTGGCGTCGAGCCCGCTCGACCAAGCCAGGCTTCGTCTTGACAAGGAGGTTCGCGAGGTCCGTGAGGGGCTCAAGCGATCCACCCATCGGGATTCGTTCGATCTGATCCCCTGCTTTGCCGTAAAGATCAGCGATTTGCGACGGGGCCTATTGGACCATTCGCCGCAGATCGTTCACTTCGCCGGACACGGGGACGACGACGGCATCCTCGTCGAAGGCGACAACGGCCGAGCGGTGCAGGTGCCGGTCGATGCTCTCGCAGACCTGTTTGACCTGTGTCAGACTCACGTCGAGTGCGTAATCTTGAACGCCTGCCAGTCCGAGGCCCAGGCCGAGGCGATCGCCGAGCACATCCCGTATGTCATCGGCATGAGCGCGGGCATCAAGGACCAAGCCGCGATCCAGTTCGCTGTGGGCTTCTATGATGCCCTCGGCGCTGGAAAGGAGATCGACGACGCGTTCCGGTTCGCCAAGAACGCCATCGCCCTTGAGGGCATTCCTGGGGCTCGCACGCCGATTCTGATCCGAAGAGGACACTGATTCGAGGTCATATCGCTTAACAAATCGCCGTCGTATAGCCCACCTTCATGATCGGTAGTGGTCGGATGCAAATCGGTCCACCCCCTCTGGATTTCGCCCAATTGTTCCCCGACCGCTTCATTTGGCGCGCTCTACTTGAACTTGTCGCCTCGGAAGCCGAGACTGTATGCCGACATGCGGCTACTTCCCCACTTCGAGCTTCAAGCCTGAGCCATGCCGGACGAACTTGCCGACATCGAGCGCCCACCAGCCAAGCCAGTCTGCACCCCCGAGGAGATCCTCATGGGGCCACAGATTGACCCGCTTGACCGGATCAAACTCTACAGTGACGAAGACTTCGAGGAGTTGATTCGCGAGTGGGCGTTTTTCTGTCTCCAGAACAATGCGGGTAAGTATAAGCGCGTGCAGCGCCTCGGTGGTGCCGGCGACCGCGGGCGGGACGTGATCGGCTACGTGGACCCGGCGGCAAATCCTGTGGAGTTGGATGCATATCAGTGCAAACATTACGACCACGCTCTCTATCCATCAGATCTATGGCCTGAGCTCGGCAAGTTCTGCGTGATGG contains these protein-coding regions:
- a CDS encoding CHAT domain-containing protein; translated protein: MPFEPPRAAVRIAFVPFCVASLSRSEIDRVFNAHGLALEADANPYSKTNLVDAYCKLFDWRDDQHIQLFQDVVSDVLSLGNGSEQAVRARETFLSVCARNGVAVEKGSLVSSGTPAARTTTRTTPVRKVLFLASSPLDQARLRLDKEVREVREGLKRSTHRDSFDLIPCFAVKISDLRRGLLDHSPQIVHFAGHGDDDGILVEGDNGRAVQVPVDALADLFDLCQTHVECVILNACQSEAQAEAIAEHIPYVIGMSAGIKDQAAIQFAVGFYDALGAGKEIDDAFRFAKNAIALEGIPGARTPILIRRGH